One region of Polynucleobacter sp. Adler-ghost genomic DNA includes:
- a CDS encoding DEAD/DEAH box helicase codes for MTFSKETNPTGTEFQNFALAAPLLKNVAELGYTQATEVQAQVIPAALAGGDLLVSSQTGSGKTAAFLLPLINQLIEDNPSGSPVPGRAQPKVLVLCPTRELAQQVAADAVNLVRGMKGIRIATVMGGMPYGKQIQALKGALLVVATPGRLLDLTDSKAIRLDDVKQLVIDEADRMLDMGFADDLEAIDKRCASRTQTLMFSATFAPKIMSLANELTTNAKRIELAHAGEKHANIEQKLHWADSMSHKHKLLEHILADASLDQAVVFASTQIESEKIADTLRANGYEASALHGAMPQAVRMRRLESLRKGHTKILVATDVAARGIDVPRISHVINFGLPMKPEDYTHRIGRTGRAGRNGVAITLVEHRDRAKIRNIERFTQQDIVASVIAGLEPQAKPSFGGGGGRPGGGRSGGGFGGGNRSGGGGGRYGSGARSESRSGGGGGGNRSGNHFESRSGDSRPSGDSRPAGANRFADSRPARSGDSRPAGGNRSGDSRPSAGPRFAKPKTGGQRRSFSGN; via the coding sequence ATGACTTTTTCTAAAGAAACTAATCCTACTGGAACAGAGTTCCAGAATTTCGCCCTCGCGGCGCCACTCCTTAAAAACGTTGCTGAATTGGGTTACACCCAAGCTACTGAAGTGCAAGCTCAGGTTATTCCTGCTGCGCTTGCTGGTGGTGACTTATTGGTCAGCAGCCAAACTGGTAGCGGTAAAACTGCAGCCTTCTTATTGCCTTTAATTAATCAACTCATCGAAGACAACCCAAGCGGCTCACCTGTACCAGGCCGTGCACAGCCAAAAGTACTAGTGCTCTGCCCTACTCGTGAATTAGCTCAACAAGTTGCCGCTGATGCAGTGAACTTAGTTCGCGGCATGAAAGGCATCCGCATTGCTACTGTTATGGGCGGTATGCCTTACGGCAAGCAAATCCAAGCGCTTAAAGGTGCATTGTTAGTTGTTGCAACTCCTGGTCGTTTACTCGATCTGACCGATAGCAAAGCAATTCGCCTAGATGATGTAAAACAACTTGTGATCGATGAAGCTGATCGTATGCTCGATATGGGCTTTGCAGATGACCTCGAGGCAATTGATAAGCGTTGCGCTAGTCGGACTCAAACTTTGATGTTCTCTGCAACTTTTGCGCCAAAGATTATGTCTTTAGCTAATGAGCTGACTACTAACGCGAAGCGTATTGAGTTAGCCCATGCTGGCGAGAAGCACGCCAACATTGAACAGAAGCTGCACTGGGCTGACAGCATGTCACACAAGCATAAATTGCTCGAGCACATTTTGGCTGACGCCTCTTTGGATCAAGCGGTAGTGTTTGCAAGCACTCAAATTGAAAGTGAAAAAATTGCTGACACTTTACGTGCTAACGGTTACGAAGCTAGCGCCTTACACGGTGCGATGCCTCAGGCAGTACGTATGCGTCGTCTTGAGTCACTACGCAAAGGTCATACCAAGATTTTGGTTGCAACTGACGTAGCAGCTCGCGGCATCGATGTACCACGTATTAGTCACGTGATTAACTTTGGTTTACCAATGAAACCAGAGGACTATACGCATCGCATCGGTCGTACAGGACGCGCTGGTCGTAATGGTGTTGCTATCACTTTGGTTGAACATCGTGATCGCGCCAAAATTCGCAATATCGAACGCTTTACACAGCAAGACATCGTTGCCTCAGTGATTGCTGGCCTCGAGCCACAAGCCAAGCCTAGCTTTGGTGGTGGCGGTGGTCGTCCAGGTGGCGGTCGTTCCGGTGGTGGCTTTGGCGGCGGAAATCGCTCTGGTGGCGGTGGCGGTCGTTATGGTTCTGGTGCTCGCTCAGAGTCTCGTTCTGGTGGTGGAGGCGGTGGTAATCGCTCAGGCAATCATTTTGAATCTCGTTCTGGCGACTCACGTCCATCGGGTGATTCACGTCCTGCTGGCGCTAATCGTTTTGCTGATTCACGCCCTGCGCGCTCTGGCGACTCACGCCCTGCTGGCGGTAACCGCTCTGGTGACTCACGTCCGTCTGCTGGTCCACGTTTTGCTAAACCCAAAACTGGCGGTCAACGTAGAAGCTTTAGCGGTAACTAA
- the leuE gene encoding leucine efflux protein LeuE, producing the protein MNWFITSSSVGINDFPAYLVGVILTILFPGPNSLYVLAIASVKGWRAGAWASVGIFIGDAILMIGIALGAATLLNSSPSTFKILRMLGAAYLAWMGYGFIRSGLARWHGTQVLVSGDGRTHYLNTLHPAIAALTLSLTNPKAIFFFVSFFAQFIQPEYAHPVHTFLYLALVLQIVSMTYLMSLICAGQFFLGFFNRHPHHAAALWFLVGSLLIGFAGKLLLY; encoded by the coding sequence ATGAATTGGTTTATTACGTCCTCAAGTGTGGGCATTAATGATTTTCCTGCATACCTTGTGGGTGTTATTTTGACGATCTTATTTCCCGGCCCAAATTCCCTGTATGTGTTGGCGATTGCTTCGGTTAAGGGATGGCGCGCTGGTGCGTGGGCATCGGTGGGCATTTTTATTGGCGACGCTATCTTGATGATCGGCATCGCCTTAGGCGCTGCAACTTTACTGAACTCATCGCCATCCACATTCAAGATCTTGCGTATGCTTGGTGCCGCTTATTTAGCATGGATGGGGTATGGCTTTATTCGGAGTGGTCTGGCGCGTTGGCACGGCACTCAAGTGCTGGTATCAGGAGATGGTCGGACTCATTACTTAAATACCCTGCATCCAGCAATTGCTGCACTGACTTTATCTTTAACCAATCCTAAGGCAATCTTTTTCTTCGTCTCATTCTTTGCGCAGTTTATTCAACCGGAGTATGCGCATCCAGTGCATACCTTTTTATACCTAGCCCTGGTATTGCAAATAGTGAGCATGACCTACTTGATGAGCCTCATCTGTGCTGGGCAATTTTTTCTGGGCTTTTTTAATCGGCACCCTCATCACGCCGCAGCTCTTTGGTTTCTAGTTGGGAGTCTGCTAATTGGCTTTGCTGGCAAGCTACTACTCTATTGA
- a CDS encoding aldehyde dehydrogenase family protein, which yields MSINRFTLQLDEIKAAYASEPNPTLQVRLERIGRIERMIAANEEKICKVLAADFGNRHPIESRLLEFQMIYQACKYVRKHLKEWMKPQLVPTPGFLGSSHAWTQMQSMGVVGIMSPWNYPVQLALVPAIAAFAAGNRVWLKPSDRSSRTSGFLATLIQEYFHPIEFCVSVGGTEVAESFAALPFDHLFFTGSGDIGKKVMRAAAEHLTPITLELGGKSPAIVDPSAKLKEAAASIIYGKLVNGGQTCIAPDYAVIRASDCNAFIQELQIAAQNQFSNPEEFTGAIDEHQLARWQKLVQDAIDHGAQAIPLISPTDNTRLPFIPVALLNVSEDALIMQEEVFGPILPIVTINDVDSIIRYVNERPMPLAMYWFGKNKAVMNRILNETRSGGVTINDTLLHAAVEDLPFGGIGPSGMGAYHGKTGFELFSHRKSVLEVRGFFGLHFLRGTQLARPPYGKGVERLLRWLK from the coding sequence ATGTCGATCAATCGCTTCACACTCCAATTAGACGAAATCAAGGCAGCGTATGCCTCAGAACCCAACCCCACGCTTCAGGTTCGCCTTGAGCGGATTGGACGTATTGAGCGGATGATTGCCGCCAATGAAGAAAAAATCTGCAAAGTCTTGGCTGCGGATTTTGGCAATCGTCACCCTATTGAGAGCCGTCTACTTGAGTTTCAAATGATTTATCAGGCATGCAAATATGTTCGTAAGCACCTCAAAGAGTGGATGAAACCTCAGCTAGTGCCGACGCCAGGATTCTTGGGCTCATCCCATGCTTGGACTCAAATGCAATCCATGGGAGTCGTGGGCATCATGAGCCCCTGGAATTACCCGGTACAACTCGCACTTGTTCCAGCCATTGCAGCCTTTGCAGCAGGTAACCGTGTTTGGCTAAAACCCTCGGATAGAAGTTCACGCACCTCTGGATTCTTGGCAACCTTGATTCAAGAATATTTTCACCCGATTGAATTTTGCGTCAGCGTTGGCGGTACTGAAGTTGCAGAATCTTTTGCCGCACTCCCTTTTGATCACCTATTTTTTACGGGCTCAGGAGATATTGGTAAAAAGGTTATGCGCGCTGCAGCAGAGCATCTAACTCCGATTACTTTAGAGTTGGGTGGCAAGTCTCCAGCAATTGTCGACCCCTCAGCCAAGCTCAAAGAGGCGGCCGCTAGCATTATTTATGGCAAGTTGGTTAATGGTGGGCAAACTTGCATTGCTCCTGATTACGCTGTAATTCGCGCAAGTGATTGCAATGCATTTATTCAAGAGTTGCAGATTGCAGCGCAAAATCAATTCTCCAACCCAGAAGAATTCACTGGCGCGATTGATGAGCATCAGCTAGCACGCTGGCAAAAACTAGTTCAAGACGCAATAGATCATGGTGCACAAGCAATTCCGCTTATTTCACCTACCGACAATACTAGACTGCCATTTATTCCAGTAGCACTCTTAAATGTTTCTGAGGATGCGCTGATTATGCAAGAAGAAGTATTTGGTCCTATTCTGCCAATCGTGACAATTAACGATGTAGATTCAATAATCCGTTATGTCAATGAGCGTCCAATGCCATTAGCCATGTACTGGTTTGGTAAAAATAAAGCGGTAATGAATCGTATTCTGAATGAAACGCGCTCTGGTGGCGTAACAATCAACGACACCCTTCTGCATGCAGCTGTGGAAGATTTACCATTTGGTGGCATCGGCCCAAGCGGTATGGGCGCCTATCACGGCAAAACAGGTTTTGAGTTGTTTAGCCATCGCAAATCTGTTTTAGAGGTTCGAGGTTTCTTTGGTCTTCATTTTTTACGTGGCACTCAATTAGCAAGACCACCCTACGGTAAGGGTGTTGAGCGCCTATTGCGTTGGCTTAAATGA
- the msrA gene encoding peptide-methionine (S)-S-oxide reductase MsrA: MNETTLKNKISLERATLGGGCFWCLEAVYQQISGVSTVVSGYAGGAMPNPDYESICSGQTGHAEIVDIYFDPAIVSYRDLLEIFFVIHDPTTLNYQGNDRGTQYRSVIFTHSDTQSTTAHEVVMELESAKIYSNPVVTQIDVAPVIYPAEEYHQNYFRQHPGQGYCMAVVAPKLAKFRAKFQSLIAPAFR; the protein is encoded by the coding sequence ATGAACGAAACTACCCTCAAAAACAAGATCTCCCTTGAACGCGCTACTTTGGGAGGTGGCTGCTTCTGGTGCCTAGAAGCGGTTTATCAGCAAATCTCCGGCGTGAGTACTGTGGTCTCAGGATATGCTGGAGGGGCCATGCCAAATCCAGACTATGAATCTATTTGCTCTGGCCAAACAGGTCATGCTGAAATCGTTGATATTTACTTTGATCCGGCGATAGTGTCTTATCGTGATTTATTGGAGATCTTCTTTGTTATTCATGATCCAACTACTTTGAACTATCAGGGTAACGACCGCGGTACTCAATACCGCTCTGTGATTTTTACTCACAGCGATACCCAAAGCACAACTGCTCATGAAGTGGTTATGGAGCTAGAGAGTGCGAAAATATATTCCAATCCAGTAGTGACTCAAATTGATGTAGCACCCGTTATTTATCCGGCTGAGGAATATCATCAGAATTATTTTCGTCAGCATCCAGGGCAGGGCTACTGCATGGCAGTCGTTGCTCCTAAATTAGCCAAATTCAGAGCAAAGTTTCAATCCCTGATAGCACCAGCGTTTCGCTAG
- the pdxH gene encoding pyridoxamine 5'-phosphate oxidase produces MDSIAQLRKNYTFGQLSEAEVSPNPLDLFQVWFDQAIKAECPEPNSMTLATADAAGNPSARIVLLKGADSTGFTFFTNYESQKGKELAARPHAALLFHWHELERQVRIKGAVERVSPAESDAYFHSRPAASRIGAWASPQSSEIPNREFLEEAEKRFAADFGNQPPRPVHWGGYRLHPTEIEFWQGRPSRLHDRIHYQLDGAQWRITRLAP; encoded by the coding sequence ATGGACTCCATTGCTCAACTCCGCAAAAACTACACCTTCGGCCAACTTTCAGAGGCTGAGGTTTCACCAAATCCATTGGACTTATTTCAGGTTTGGTTTGATCAGGCTATCAAAGCGGAATGTCCCGAACCTAACTCCATGACCTTGGCAACGGCAGATGCAGCGGGTAATCCATCAGCCCGTATTGTCTTACTAAAAGGTGCGGATAGTACTGGTTTCACCTTCTTTACCAATTACGAAAGCCAAAAAGGTAAAGAGCTGGCTGCTCGCCCACATGCTGCCTTGTTATTTCATTGGCACGAGCTAGAGCGCCAGGTTCGCATCAAAGGGGCTGTTGAGCGTGTTAGCCCTGCTGAGAGCGATGCATACTTTCACTCCCGTCCAGCCGCCTCGAGAATTGGCGCCTGGGCTTCGCCACAAAGCTCTGAAATTCCCAATCGCGAATTTCTTGAGGAAGCGGAAAAGCGCTTCGCAGCAGACTTTGGCAATCAGCCTCCACGCCCAGTACACTGGGGCGGATATCGCCTACACCCCACGGAGATTGAGTTCTGGCAAGGCCGTCCTTCACGCCTACATGACCGCATTCACTATCAACTTGATGGCGCTCAATGGCGCATCACTCGCTTAGCTCCTTGA
- a CDS encoding ThiF family adenylyltransferase → MAEDKIEDSLGDRRFGGVARLYGPELRERFRQATVVVAGLGGVGSWAAEALARTAIGHLVLIDFDHIAESNTNRQLHALEGEYGKAKVQAMTDRIRQINPEIMLTTHDVFLEPENLDILIPENAIVLDATDSVQTKIALAVWANKNERALVMCGAAGGKSDPTSVRCDDLSRTEQDALLAKVRQGLRQDHGFSRNLKRKIGIRAIYSHEPRAGASSGGLACSGYGSTVMVTAACGLAAAAEVLNLIATQ, encoded by the coding sequence ATGGCAGAAGACAAGATAGAGGACAGTTTGGGAGATCGTCGTTTTGGGGGTGTAGCTCGTCTATATGGCCCAGAGCTGCGTGAGCGTTTTCGACAGGCGACAGTGGTAGTGGCGGGATTAGGTGGAGTGGGATCGTGGGCTGCTGAGGCATTGGCTCGCACTGCTATCGGGCATCTCGTCCTGATCGATTTTGATCACATTGCCGAAAGCAATACTAATCGACAACTACATGCTCTAGAGGGTGAGTACGGTAAGGCAAAAGTACAGGCCATGACTGATCGCATTCGCCAAATTAATCCTGAGATTATGCTCACCACCCATGATGTATTTTTGGAGCCAGAAAATCTAGATATTTTGATTCCAGAAAATGCGATTGTTTTAGATGCAACTGATTCGGTGCAGACTAAGATTGCTTTGGCCGTGTGGGCAAATAAAAATGAGCGCGCTCTAGTCATGTGTGGTGCAGCTGGTGGAAAGTCAGACCCTACTTCTGTGCGCTGCGATGACCTTTCGCGAACTGAGCAAGATGCCTTGTTGGCAAAGGTGCGTCAAGGCCTCAGACAAGATCATGGCTTTTCTAGAAATTTAAAAAGAAAAATAGGTATTCGCGCAATTTACTCTCATGAGCCGCGCGCGGGAGCTTCTAGTGGCGGCCTTGCTTGCTCTGGTTATGGTTCTACCGTGATGGTCACGGCAGCTTGTGGTTTAGCCGCTGCTGCTGAAGTTTTAAATCTGATTGCTACCCAGTAA
- a CDS encoding amino acid permease: protein MALGSTIGVGLFLGSASAIQIAGPSILLGYLLAGIVAFIVLRTLGEMAVHEPVAGSFAAYANTYVGPLAGYMVGWGYWTYWIVVGIAEVTAVGIYMGIWFPETPQWIWALSSILMMGLINLIAVKVFGEFEFWFALIKVVAIVAMIALGCSVIFFGFTNDWNPVGLANLWQHGGFFPHGISGMLLSLQMVLFAYVGIEMIGLSAGEAENPRKTIPMAIDSLAWRILIFYMGAIFVILTIFPWNEVGQQGSPFVVMFERIGLREAAGIINFVVITAALSSCNAGIFSGGRLLYALSVNGYAPAPFAKLSRYGVPHRAVIATVAVCMTGVVLNYFVPDKAFQYIMAAVTFVGLMVWIAILITQIQFRRSLTKVQAAELAYRTPWWPYSSWFALAFIALVVVLMGFHEDARIALVLGPCLLGVYLAMFYIVGLHRKTKLSREFK from the coding sequence ATGGCTTTGGGGTCCACTATTGGCGTTGGATTATTTCTAGGCTCGGCAAGTGCGATTCAAATTGCAGGACCTTCAATCTTATTGGGGTATCTTCTGGCTGGCATCGTGGCCTTCATCGTGCTTCGCACCTTGGGTGAGATGGCAGTTCATGAACCAGTCGCAGGTTCATTTGCGGCTTATGCCAATACTTACGTAGGACCACTTGCGGGCTATATGGTCGGGTGGGGCTACTGGACTTATTGGATTGTTGTCGGAATAGCCGAAGTCACTGCGGTTGGTATTTATATGGGGATTTGGTTTCCCGAGACACCCCAGTGGATTTGGGCTTTATCTTCCATTTTGATGATGGGCCTGATTAACCTCATTGCTGTCAAAGTGTTTGGTGAGTTTGAATTTTGGTTTGCTCTTATCAAAGTGGTCGCTATTGTTGCCATGATTGCATTAGGCTGCTCAGTCATTTTCTTTGGCTTTACTAATGACTGGAATCCTGTTGGCCTTGCTAACCTATGGCAACACGGCGGTTTCTTCCCTCATGGTATCAGCGGGATGCTGCTCTCTTTGCAGATGGTCCTGTTTGCGTATGTTGGCATTGAGATGATTGGCTTATCTGCTGGTGAAGCCGAGAATCCACGAAAAACTATTCCGATGGCAATCGATTCCTTGGCATGGCGCATCCTCATTTTTTATATGGGCGCAATTTTTGTCATCCTCACCATCTTTCCTTGGAATGAAGTTGGCCAACAAGGCAGTCCATTCGTGGTGATGTTTGAGCGCATTGGTTTACGTGAAGCTGCGGGAATCATTAATTTCGTAGTGATTACTGCTGCTTTGTCATCTTGCAATGCTGGCATCTTTAGTGGTGGGCGACTCCTCTATGCGCTCTCAGTCAATGGGTATGCACCTGCGCCATTTGCCAAGCTGTCAAGATATGGCGTTCCACATCGTGCGGTGATCGCTACTGTAGCGGTTTGTATGACTGGCGTAGTGCTGAACTACTTTGTTCCAGATAAAGCATTCCAATACATTATGGCCGCAGTGACCTTTGTAGGTTTGATGGTATGGATTGCGATTTTGATTACGCAAATTCAGTTTCGTCGCTCACTGACTAAAGTCCAGGCTGCTGAGTTGGCGTATCGCACACCTTGGTGGCCCTATTCCTCATGGTTCGCATTGGCATTTATTGCTCTAGTAGTCGTGTTGATGGGGTTTCATGAGGACGCGCGGATTGCCTTGGTCTTAGGCCCGTGCTTATTAGGTGTGTATCTCGCTATGTTCTACATCGTCGGGTTACATCGCAAAACAAAACTGAGTCGTGAATTCAAATAA
- the ald gene encoding alanine dehydrogenase — MIVGVPQEVKNNEFRVGLTPGNVRGLCKQGHSVLVQRGAGEQIGLSDESYRLAGATLINSAAEVFAKAEMVVKVKEPQPQECAMLREDQLLFTYLHLAPDPQQTKALLASGASCIAYETVTSFNGALPLLAPMSEVAGRMSIQAAATHLEKTNGGLGILMAGVPGVAPAKVVILGAGVVGRNALQMAVGMGADICIFDRNIDCLRQIDILYGNRVRTFYADPLLVELEVCEADVVIGAVLLPGAAAPKLVTREMVRKMKAGAVVVDVAIDQGGCFETSKATTHTDPTFTVDGVLHYCVANMPGAVARTSTFALTNATYPFIEALANRGMVNALSHDHHLRNGLSICRGKLTSEPVAIAQKVDFVLAEELLAA, encoded by the coding sequence ATGATTGTTGGCGTACCTCAAGAAGTAAAAAATAATGAATTTCGTGTTGGCTTGACCCCGGGTAATGTCAGAGGCTTATGTAAGCAGGGACATTCTGTCTTAGTGCAACGTGGAGCAGGAGAGCAGATTGGCTTGAGCGATGAGTCCTATCGCCTAGCTGGCGCTACCTTAATCAATAGCGCTGCTGAAGTTTTTGCGAAGGCGGAGATGGTCGTGAAGGTGAAGGAGCCCCAGCCTCAAGAATGTGCAATGTTACGTGAAGATCAACTTCTCTTTACTTATTTACATCTAGCGCCAGATCCACAGCAGACCAAAGCATTACTCGCATCGGGTGCCAGTTGTATTGCCTATGAAACAGTCACTTCATTTAATGGTGCTTTACCGCTTTTGGCTCCCATGAGTGAAGTTGCGGGCCGGATGTCCATACAAGCGGCTGCTACGCATCTAGAAAAAACAAATGGAGGGTTAGGAATTTTGATGGCAGGCGTCCCTGGCGTAGCGCCTGCAAAGGTAGTCATATTGGGTGCGGGGGTGGTAGGTCGTAATGCGCTACAAATGGCTGTTGGTATGGGTGCAGATATCTGTATCTTCGATCGTAATATCGACTGCTTAAGACAGATTGACATACTCTATGGCAATCGCGTGCGAACTTTTTATGCCGACCCTCTTTTGGTAGAGCTTGAGGTTTGTGAAGCAGACGTGGTTATTGGCGCCGTATTGTTACCTGGTGCCGCAGCACCAAAGTTGGTAACACGCGAGATGGTACGAAAAATGAAGGCGGGTGCAGTAGTGGTAGATGTGGCAATTGATCAAGGTGGTTGTTTTGAGACCTCTAAAGCCACTACACATACTGATCCAACCTTTACCGTAGATGGAGTGCTGCACTATTGCGTTGCAAATATGCCTGGTGCAGTTGCTAGAACTTCTACCTTTGCTTTGACGAATGCAACTTACCCATTCATTGAGGCCTTGGCAAATCGTGGCATGGTAAATGCGCTATCACATGACCATCATCTACGTAATGGTTTGAGTATTTGCCGGGGTAAGCTCACATCTGAACCAGTTGCTATAGCGCAGAAAGTAGATTTTGTATTAGCGGAAGAGTTGTTGGCTGCTTAA
- a CDS encoding TMEM165/GDT1 family protein, whose protein sequence is MDLSALALSTGVVALAEMGDKTQLLSLMLAARYPKQALAIIGGILLATIANHACAALLGHWLTTFMSPDLLKWILGLSFLGIGLWLLVPDHIDDAAGSKVADRAVQVFMLTVGLFFLAEMGDKTQIATIALGAKYSDVFSVTVGTTLGMMLANAPAVWIGQKFTKRMPIRWVHAVAAVTFIAIGIATLIWG, encoded by the coding sequence ATGGACTTATCTGCATTAGCACTTTCTACTGGTGTAGTCGCCCTAGCTGAGATGGGTGATAAAACTCAATTACTCTCATTAATGTTGGCTGCGCGCTATCCAAAGCAGGCGCTCGCCATTATTGGCGGGATACTCCTCGCAACGATTGCTAATCATGCTTGTGCAGCTTTACTAGGACATTGGCTTACCACTTTTATGAGTCCAGATCTGCTTAAGTGGATTTTGGGCCTGAGTTTTTTGGGGATAGGCCTTTGGCTCTTAGTGCCCGATCATATTGATGATGCGGCCGGATCAAAGGTGGCGGATAGGGCCGTTCAAGTATTTATGCTGACAGTTGGACTATTTTTCTTGGCAGAGATGGGGGATAAGACCCAAATTGCCACGATTGCCTTGGGCGCAAAATATTCCGATGTCTTTTCGGTAACGGTTGGTACTACTTTGGGAATGATGTTGGCTAATGCCCCGGCTGTTTGGATTGGCCAGAAATTTACCAAACGCATGCCTATTAGGTGGGTACACGCAGTAGCCGCCGTAACTTTCATCGCTATTGGTATTGCTACCCTGATTTGGGGTTAG